One window of Aliarcobacter lanthieri genomic DNA carries:
- a CDS encoding tautomerase family protein, which yields MPVINVKMTKEDGGATIEQKEELSKGITELFSKIFNRSASNAVVLIEEFNTDNYYIGGKSITKIREEQKLK from the coding sequence ATGCCAGTTATAAATGTAAAAATGACAAAAGAAGATGGAGGAGCTACTATAGAACAGAAGGAGGAATTATCTAAAGGTATAACTGAACTTTTTAGTAAAATTTTTAATCGTTCAGCTTCAAATGCAGTTGTATTAATAGAAGAATTTAATACAGATAATTACTATATTGGTGGAAAATCTATCACTAAAATAAGAGAAGAACAAAAATTAAAATGA